DNA from Opitutus sp. ER46:
TTCTCGGCCGCGGATGAGGCGCTGATCGCGAAGACCTACGGCAACGCGCAGAAGCTGTCGTCGGGCCTGCGTTACGTGATTCGCTCGCCCGGCACCGGCGACACCACGCCGCTGCGCGGCCAGGAAATCATCTGCCAGTACTCCGGCCGCCTGCTCGATGGAACGGAGTTTGACAGCTCCTACCGCCGCGGCGTCCCGCTCACGTTTCGCCTCGGCGCCGGCACCGTGATCAAGGGTTGGGACGAAGGCTTCGCCCTGCTGCACAAAGGCGAGCGCGCCACGTTGATCATCCCCTACTGGCTCGCCTACGGCGCCAAAGGCCGCCCGCCCACCATACCGCCCAAAGCCACCCTCGTCTTCGAAGTCGAACTGCTCGACTGGCGCTGAGCGAAGAAAGGGCTGAAGATGACATGTAGCCGACAGGCGGCGCGGGATGCGCCAACCTGTCGGCTGATATGAG
Protein-coding regions in this window:
- a CDS encoding FKBP-type peptidyl-prolyl cis-trans isomerase; protein product: MRNVFYLLLLGALLATVAIVVRSGLLARKDPGRPITAAMREALQGNEGGFSAADEALIAKTYGNAQKLSSGLRYVIRSPGTGDTTPLRGQEIICQYSGRLLDGTEFDSSYRRGVPLTFRLGAGTVIKGWDEGFALLHKGERATLIIPYWLAYGAKGRPPTIPPKATLVFEVELLDWR